The proteins below come from a single Nocardiopsis gilva YIM 90087 genomic window:
- a CDS encoding macrolide family glycosyltransferase — protein MVSIPAISHVLPSLEVIRELVARGHRVTYANDPQMEEVVTGAGAEFVGYSTTLPIEEHTHDWPDDPVAAMDIFLDDAIAMLPQLRAAYEDDRPDLFLLDIAGLPARILAEQWNLPAVQLSPTYVAWDGIEDEVGAHLKQLPGADAHIKKYRAWLTEYGVEVSAAPDAFFAQPPTRTLALIPRAMQPHAEGVDPELVTFVGPCIGDRSEQGTWTRPAGAENVLLISFGSAITNQPDFYRECLSAFGDLPGWHVVLQIGRELDPADLGDIPDNVEVHPWVPQVSILEQADAFITHAGMGGSSEGLYCGVPMIAVPQMTDGFNNADHLVEAGVARRLDNDEATAETLRSTLLELTSDPQVAESCAAARRELREEGGTQRAADIIEKMLT, from the coding sequence ATGGTCTCCATCCCGGCTATCAGCCATGTCCTGCCCAGCCTGGAGGTCATCCGCGAGCTGGTGGCCCGCGGCCACCGCGTCACCTACGCCAACGACCCCCAGATGGAAGAGGTAGTGACCGGAGCCGGAGCCGAATTCGTCGGCTACTCCACGACCCTGCCCATCGAAGAGCACACCCACGACTGGCCGGACGACCCCGTCGCCGCGATGGACATCTTCCTCGACGACGCCATCGCGATGCTGCCGCAGCTGCGCGCCGCCTATGAGGACGACCGCCCCGACCTGTTCCTGCTCGACATCGCGGGGCTGCCGGCCCGCATCCTCGCCGAGCAGTGGAATCTGCCCGCCGTCCAGCTCTCCCCCACCTACGTAGCCTGGGACGGGATCGAAGACGAGGTCGGTGCGCACCTGAAACAGCTTCCTGGCGCCGATGCCCACATCAAGAAGTACCGGGCCTGGCTCACCGAGTATGGCGTCGAGGTCTCCGCCGCCCCCGATGCGTTCTTCGCGCAGCCGCCGACGCGCACCCTGGCGCTCATTCCGCGCGCTATGCAGCCGCACGCCGAGGGGGTGGACCCTGAGCTGGTCACCTTCGTCGGGCCGTGCATCGGCGACCGCTCTGAGCAGGGCACCTGGACCCGCCCCGCCGGAGCGGAGAACGTCCTGCTGATCTCCTTCGGCTCCGCCATCACCAACCAGCCCGACTTCTACCGGGAGTGCCTGTCGGCCTTCGGCGACCTGCCGGGCTGGCACGTGGTGCTGCAGATCGGCCGTGAACTCGACCCCGCCGACCTCGGCGACATCCCGGACAACGTCGAGGTGCACCCGTGGGTGCCCCAGGTCTCCATCCTGGAACAGGCCGACGCCTTCATCACCCACGCGGGCATGGGCGGCAGCAGCGAGGGCCTGTACTGCGGGGTGCCGATGATCGCGGTCCCGCAGATGACCGACGGGTTCAACAACGCCGACCACCTCGTCGAAGCCGGTGTCGCCCGGCGACTGGACAACGACGAGGCGACGGCCGAGACGCTGCGCTCCACCCTGCTGGAGCTGACCAGCGACCCGCAGGTCGCCGAAAGCTGCGCCGCCGCGCGCCGGGAACTGCGCGAGGAGGGGGGAACCCAGCGGGCCGCGGACATCATCGAGAAGATGCTGACCTGA
- a CDS encoding FAD-dependent monooxygenase codes for MDTDVIVVGAGPTGLMLANELSSAGVRVTVADRLASRAPQSKAGNLHPRSCEILDQRDLLAPIAQHATARQPTGHFAGLPVPLDFSALPTRHRYQLIVEQARVEDELEAALGRSGVTVNREHSLTGLEQDAEGVTAAFDTPDGPTTLRAAYIAGCDGARSTIRSLLQVAFPGLPGRITMVAADIRLSRTPAGAAVRHRHFSQRFTSGSRSTAILYPRSGGIFRLLFMGPRQDVDKDAPVEAEEVREVLADVYGDEAELNQLLIASRFTDASRQAEHYRVSRAFLAGDAAHIHLPTGGQGMNLGLQDAFALGWRLAAAVRGHAPDHVLDSYEGERHPVAAQVLDNTRIQGELFRTDEAPKRALRELFVDLMRLPDVNRHLAGMVSGIDIRYPAPGPAADAHHASSDARHAAHPLIGQRAPDLDLDTAHGPRRLSRLLRPGRGLLVEFTPGDPHYADLASGWNDRVDHLTAAPIDPVEATALLVRPDGHIAWAAGKDGKALQDTLGAALRRWFGSLDVD; via the coding sequence ATGGACACCGACGTCATCGTGGTGGGGGCCGGCCCCACCGGCCTGATGCTCGCCAACGAGCTCTCATCGGCAGGAGTCCGCGTCACTGTCGCCGACCGACTCGCCTCGCGCGCCCCGCAGTCCAAGGCGGGCAACCTCCACCCACGCAGCTGCGAAATCCTGGACCAGCGCGACCTTCTGGCCCCTATCGCCCAGCACGCCACCGCGCGTCAGCCCACCGGCCACTTCGCCGGACTCCCCGTCCCGCTCGACTTCTCCGCGCTGCCCACCCGGCACCGCTACCAGCTGATCGTCGAGCAGGCGCGGGTCGAGGACGAGCTGGAGGCGGCGCTCGGCCGATCTGGCGTGACCGTCAACCGCGAGCACAGCCTCACCGGGCTGGAGCAGGACGCCGAGGGCGTCACCGCCGCCTTCGACACCCCCGACGGCCCGACGACCCTCCGCGCGGCCTACATCGCCGGGTGCGACGGCGCGCGCAGCACCATCCGCTCCCTCCTCCAGGTCGCGTTCCCCGGCCTCCCCGGGAGAATCACCATGGTGGCCGCCGACATCAGGCTGTCGCGGACCCCGGCCGGGGCGGCGGTGCGGCACCGACACTTCAGCCAGCGGTTCACGAGCGGATCGCGCAGCACCGCGATTCTGTACCCGCGGTCCGGCGGCATCTTCCGGCTGCTGTTCATGGGACCCCGCCAGGACGTCGACAAGGACGCGCCCGTGGAGGCCGAGGAGGTCCGCGAGGTGCTGGCCGACGTGTACGGCGACGAGGCCGAGCTGAACCAGCTGCTCATCGCCTCCCGGTTCACCGACGCCTCGCGCCAGGCCGAGCACTACCGCGTCAGCCGCGCGTTCCTCGCGGGCGACGCCGCCCACATCCATCTCCCGACCGGAGGACAGGGCATGAACCTGGGGCTGCAGGACGCCTTCGCGCTGGGCTGGCGCCTGGCCGCCGCCGTGCGCGGACACGCCCCGGATCATGTGCTCGACAGCTACGAGGGCGAGCGGCACCCTGTGGCCGCCCAGGTTCTGGACAACACGCGGATCCAGGGGGAACTCTTCCGGACCGACGAGGCACCGAAGCGGGCCCTGCGCGAGCTGTTCGTCGACCTCATGCGTCTGCCCGACGTCAACCGGCACCTGGCCGGCATGGTCTCGGGGATCGACATCCGCTACCCGGCGCCAGGTCCCGCCGCCGACGCGCACCACGCCTCCAGTGACGCCCGTCACGCGGCACACCCGCTGATCGGACAGCGCGCTCCCGACCTCGACCTCGACACCGCCCACGGCCCGCGCCGCCTGTCCCGCCTCCTGCGCCCGGGGCGCGGCCTGCTGGTGGAGTTCACCCCCGGCGACCCGCACTACGCCGACCTGGCCTCAGGGTGGAACGACCGGGTCGACCACCTCACCGCCGCCCCCATCGACCCGGTGGAGGCCACGGCGCTCCTGGTCCGCCCCGACGGCCACATCGCCTGGGCGGCGGGCAAGGACGGCAAGGCACTCCAGGACACGCTCGGTGCGGCCCTGCGACGGTGGTTCGGCTCCCTCGACGTGGACTGA
- a CDS encoding TetR/AcrR family transcriptional regulator → MRSEVGQGGQHERSFIEKARRAQIIESAVAVIAEVGFAKASLARIAQHAGISKGVISYHFAGKDELMEQVVEQTYHAVADDVVPRIMAASTATDMLRTHILSVAEYMRGHRAHLRALSEIFVNFRTADGSPRYGIAASEEIFKGLEDLFRGGQAKGEFREFDTRVMAVSLQASIDSMFAYWVTYPDHDLEAHARELADIFDHATRAQQPVD, encoded by the coding sequence ATGCGGTCAGAAGTCGGTCAGGGTGGTCAACACGAGCGTTCCTTCATCGAGAAGGCGCGGCGGGCGCAGATCATCGAATCGGCCGTCGCGGTGATCGCCGAAGTCGGTTTCGCCAAGGCCTCCCTGGCGCGGATCGCCCAGCACGCCGGAATCAGCAAGGGCGTGATCTCCTACCACTTCGCCGGCAAGGACGAGCTGATGGAGCAGGTCGTCGAGCAGACCTACCATGCCGTCGCCGACGACGTGGTACCGCGCATCATGGCCGCCAGCACAGCTACCGACATGCTGCGCACGCACATCCTGTCGGTAGCGGAGTACATGCGCGGCCACCGTGCCCACCTGCGGGCGCTGAGCGAGATCTTCGTCAATTTCCGAACCGCCGACGGGTCGCCCCGCTACGGGATCGCGGCGAGTGAGGAGATCTTCAAGGGCCTCGAAGACCTCTTCCGCGGTGGCCAGGCCAAGGGAGAGTTCCGCGAGTTCGACACCCGAGTGATGGCCGTCAGCCTGCAGGCCTCGATCGACAGCATGTTCGCCTACTGGGTGACCTATCCGGATCACGACCTGGAGGCCCACGCGCGGGAACTGGCCGACATCTTCGACCACGCCACGCGGGCGCAGCAGCCCGTGGACTGA
- a CDS encoding TetR/AcrR family transcriptional regulator translates to MSAEHKGSGDSARRLALLWRNSGAPGRRGRSDLSVDKIVRAAIEIADAEGLAALSMRKVADRLGVGTMSLYTYVSGKADLTDAMLDTVYGEAEHPEEDTGGWRARLERIARENRALYIRHPWMLQVATGRPVLGPNETAKYDYELRAVDGIGLTELEMDSVITLISGYVHGAARGAVEADQIVRRSGMTDEEWWNAQAPLLARVADPTRFPTAARVGAAAGAEYGSAYDPDRDFEFGLRRILDGIEVLVRERSSAPMED, encoded by the coding sequence ATGTCGGCGGAGCACAAGGGGAGCGGTGACTCCGCGCGGCGGCTGGCATTGCTGTGGCGGAATTCGGGCGCTCCGGGGCGCAGGGGCAGGTCGGATCTGAGCGTGGACAAGATCGTGCGAGCTGCGATCGAGATCGCCGATGCCGAGGGCCTTGCGGCGCTGTCCATGCGCAAGGTCGCCGACCGGCTCGGCGTGGGAACGATGTCGCTCTACACCTACGTCTCGGGGAAAGCCGACCTCACCGACGCCATGCTCGACACGGTGTACGGCGAGGCAGAGCATCCGGAGGAGGACACCGGTGGTTGGCGGGCACGGCTGGAGCGGATCGCGCGGGAGAACCGCGCGCTGTACATCCGGCACCCGTGGATGCTGCAGGTCGCGACCGGCCGCCCGGTGCTGGGGCCCAACGAGACCGCCAAGTACGACTATGAGCTGCGGGCCGTCGACGGCATCGGTCTGACCGAGCTGGAGATGGACTCCGTCATCACGCTCATCTCCGGTTACGTCCACGGCGCCGCGCGCGGCGCCGTCGAGGCGGACCAGATCGTGCGGCGGTCGGGCATGACGGACGAGGAGTGGTGGAACGCCCAAGCGCCGCTGCTGGCCAGGGTCGCCGACCCGACGCGCTTTCCGACCGCGGCCAGAGTCGGAGCGGCGGCGGGCGCCGAGTACGGGTCCGCCTACGATCCCGACCGCGACTTCGAGTTCGGACTACGCCGGATCCTCGACGGCATCGAGGTCCTGGTGCGCGAGCGGTCGTCGGCGCCCATGGAGGACTGA
- a CDS encoding TetR/AcrR family transcriptional regulator: MGEQTGLRERKKQRTRWAISSAAVRLFQESGFDRVSVADVAAAAEVSKPTLFAYFPTKEDLVLHRFADHETEAARVVRERADGEAPLAALRRHFLDGLDRHDPITGLNDTRDVLDFQHLLYSTPALLARMPAYILRGEEALADALAETDGTDPFAARLAAGHIIATQRVLSTRNVEEMRAGRAATDVYPEAVARAHAAFDLVANGLGADFGGSSRTGR, translated from the coding sequence ATGGGAGAGCAGACGGGACTCAGAGAACGCAAGAAGCAGCGCACCCGCTGGGCCATCTCCAGTGCGGCGGTCCGGCTCTTCCAGGAGTCAGGGTTCGACCGGGTTTCCGTCGCCGACGTCGCGGCCGCCGCCGAGGTGTCCAAGCCGACGCTCTTCGCCTACTTTCCGACCAAGGAAGACCTGGTCCTCCACCGGTTCGCCGACCACGAGACCGAGGCCGCCCGCGTCGTGCGTGAACGTGCGGACGGCGAGGCGCCACTCGCGGCCCTGCGGCGCCACTTCCTCGACGGCCTCGACCGCCACGACCCGATCACCGGGCTCAACGACACCCGCGACGTGCTGGACTTCCAGCACCTGCTCTACTCCACACCGGCGCTCCTGGCCCGCATGCCCGCCTACATCCTCCGCGGCGAGGAGGCACTCGCCGACGCGCTGGCCGAGACCGACGGAACCGACCCCTTCGCTGCGCGCCTCGCGGCCGGCCACATCATCGCGACTCAGCGGGTCCTGTCCACCCGCAACGTGGAGGAGATGCGCGCCGGACGCGCCGCCACAGACGTCTACCCCGAGGCCGTCGCGCGCGCCCACGCAGCCTTCGACCTGGTGGCGAACGGCCTGGGCGCCGACTTCGGGGGCTCCTCGCGGACCGGAAGGTGA